One Meles meles chromosome 11, mMelMel3.1 paternal haplotype, whole genome shotgun sequence DNA segment encodes these proteins:
- the EQTN gene encoding equatorin isoform X1, which produces MQLKEKKIVKELNLLLMNFAGEMWAPNAIKEYKPEPEIKENTPANEKNGNYYKDIKQYVFTTQNPNGSQSEISVRATTDLQFALRNYKLVNETTVSPIRKGTSEQFLAEPSGKNNQRLTKGPNEPAFWTMLAKALNATPTAEEIEERDELFRPIPNSDLNATSEDALTKLQEIKLKLMLGISLMTLFLFVILLAVCSAMLYKVKTINYKSRYQTEYTVNPELATLSYFHPSEGISDTSFSKSAESSTFWSTTPSELKKPDTVAKSRTMDIVSTASDDTGGNEESDLIQSEEPSEETPTDE; this is translated from the exons ATGcagttgaaagaaaagaaaatagtaaaagaacTGAACTTACTTCTTATGAATTTTGCAGGTGAGATGTGGGCACCTAACGCTATAAAAGAATACAAACCAGAACCGGAAATTAAGGAGAATACTCCTGCTAATGAGAAAAATGGCAattattataaagatataaaacaaT ACGTGTTCACAACGCAAAATCCAAATGGCAGCCAGTCTGAAATATCTGTGAGAGCAACAACTGATTTGCAATTTGCTCTTAGAAACT ATAAACTCGTCAACGAAACAACTGTGTCACCTATTAGAAAAGGCACCAGTGAACAATTTCTGGCAGAACCCTCTGGAAAAAACAATCAAA gaCTAACCAAGGGTCCAAATGAACCTGCATTTTGGACAATGTTAGCTAAAG CTTTAAATGCAACACCAACAGCTGAGGAGATTGAAGAAAGAGATGAATTATTTCGCCCAATTCCAA aCTCTGATTTGAATGCCACAAGTGAAGACGCCCTGACCAAGCTACAGGAAATCAAGTTAAAATTAATGCTGGGCATCTCGTTGATGACCCTCTTCCTTTTTGTTATCCTCTTGGCAGTGTGTAGTGCCATGCTGTACAAAGTGAAGACAATTAA ttataAAAGTAGATATCAGACTGAATACACTGTCAACCCAGAGCTGGCAACTCTGTCTTATTTTCATCCATCAGAAGGCATATCAGACACATCTTTCTCTAAGAGTGCTGAGAGCAGCACGTTTTGGAGCACCACTCCTTCAGAGCTGAAAAAACCAGACACAGTGGCAAAATCTAGAACAATGGACATTGTTTCCACAGCCTCAGATGATACAGGCGGGAATGAGGAGTCAGATTTAATTCAGAGTGAGGAGCCAAGTGAAGAAACCCCCACCGATGAATAG
- the EQTN gene encoding equatorin isoform X2, whose translation MWAPNAIKEYKPEPEIKENTPANEKNGNYYKDIKQYVFTTQNPNGSQSEISVRATTDLQFALRNYKLVNETTVSPIRKGTSEQFLAEPSGKNNQRLTKGPNEPAFWTMLAKALNATPTAEEIEERDELFRPIPNSDLNATSEDALTKLQEIKLKLMLGISLMTLFLFVILLAVCSAMLYKVKTINYKSRYQTEYTVNPELATLSYFHPSEGISDTSFSKSAESSTFWSTTPSELKKPDTVAKSRTMDIVSTASDDTGGNEESDLIQSEEPSEETPTDE comes from the exons ATGTGGGCACCTAACGCTATAAAAGAATACAAACCAGAACCGGAAATTAAGGAGAATACTCCTGCTAATGAGAAAAATGGCAattattataaagatataaaacaaT ACGTGTTCACAACGCAAAATCCAAATGGCAGCCAGTCTGAAATATCTGTGAGAGCAACAACTGATTTGCAATTTGCTCTTAGAAACT ATAAACTCGTCAACGAAACAACTGTGTCACCTATTAGAAAAGGCACCAGTGAACAATTTCTGGCAGAACCCTCTGGAAAAAACAATCAAA gaCTAACCAAGGGTCCAAATGAACCTGCATTTTGGACAATGTTAGCTAAAG CTTTAAATGCAACACCAACAGCTGAGGAGATTGAAGAAAGAGATGAATTATTTCGCCCAATTCCAA aCTCTGATTTGAATGCCACAAGTGAAGACGCCCTGACCAAGCTACAGGAAATCAAGTTAAAATTAATGCTGGGCATCTCGTTGATGACCCTCTTCCTTTTTGTTATCCTCTTGGCAGTGTGTAGTGCCATGCTGTACAAAGTGAAGACAATTAA ttataAAAGTAGATATCAGACTGAATACACTGTCAACCCAGAGCTGGCAACTCTGTCTTATTTTCATCCATCAGAAGGCATATCAGACACATCTTTCTCTAAGAGTGCTGAGAGCAGCACGTTTTGGAGCACCACTCCTTCAGAGCTGAAAAAACCAGACACAGTGGCAAAATCTAGAACAATGGACATTGTTTCCACAGCCTCAGATGATACAGGCGGGAATGAGGAGTCAGATTTAATTCAGAGTGAGGAGCCAAGTGAAGAAACCCCCACCGATGAATAG